In Saccharolobus solfataricus, a genomic segment contains:
- a CDS encoding heavy metal translocating P-type ATPase, with product MATEKKEELRITDNEEQLRIVGMHCATCVTTVSKSLKSVSGVKDAEVNLATGSAKVILSGNVRLKELVKAVRKAGYDVATEKFTIKLNVNPEEMPKIERKFENVKGVVDVKSNPGLGIVSVEYNPETTTPEEILKEAGVKGEIVNEQRSEKSILYKDFHDLLRRLAVGIIFTPLTYLLPFFFGILVSIAVQFYSGLRFHKGAYRALKNKTTNMDVLVSLASNILWLSSIFLHNTFYADASLLITFILVGKTLEAYIKAKMSAEIRIEPYKATLKDGRVVNSNELKVGDVVIVRAGERIPADGIIENGEGEVNEAILTGEQKPVLKKKGDNVLAGGILVNGYLEVYVTRNWDRSYIVQVTESVRGAYNTRVSIQNLVDKVSSIFVPIVISISALTFLVWKFVLDYNLYSSLLFSVAVLAAACPCALGLASPMAMLVSVRRALKRGIIIRDGSIFEEMRNINVAILDKTGTVTEGEYVIVSKKEFIEGALNLAAIAESRSIHPIAKAFHKMNVRAGEIEQFEEFPGRGIYARVNGNDVIVGSKDFVRDNCNWNVEDEGDIFICINGNAGGIVNIRDKLRDDAKKVISYLKGRGIRIIIATGDSSNYADEIGKELGVEVRKELTPDDKAELVKELRENGNKVMFIGDGINDSIAMREADIGIAISSGTDLAKSAGKVVVNSLDDIIGLFEQTELAVRKIKENLAWAFGYNTAIIPIAAGVFYPFITLPPEYAALAMGFSSVIVSLWSLVPI from the coding sequence ATGGCCACTGAGAAGAAAGAAGAGCTAAGAATTACAGATAATGAGGAACAACTAAGAATAGTTGGGATGCATTGTGCAACATGCGTAACAACTGTCTCTAAATCTTTGAAGTCAGTTAGTGGTGTAAAAGATGCCGAAGTAAATCTAGCAACTGGGAGCGCAAAAGTAATCCTAAGTGGTAATGTAAGATTAAAGGAATTAGTAAAGGCCGTGAGAAAAGCTGGATATGATGTTGCAACAGAGAAGTTTACTATAAAATTGAATGTTAACCCAGAGGAAATGCCTAAAATAGAGAGGAAATTCGAAAACGTTAAGGGGGTAGTTGATGTAAAGTCCAATCCAGGTTTAGGAATAGTGAGCGTAGAGTACAATCCAGAGACCACTACTCCAGAGGAGATATTAAAGGAAGCTGGAGTTAAGGGGGAAATAGTAAATGAACAACGTAGTGAAAAGAGTATACTCTATAAGGATTTCCATGACTTATTAAGGAGATTGGCAGTAGGTATAATATTTACACCTTTAACATATCTACTTCCATTCTTTTTTGGCATATTGGTATCCATAGCAGTACAGTTTTACTCAGGATTAAGATTTCATAAAGGTGCGTATAGGGCATTAAAGAATAAAACTACTAATATGGATGTACTAGTCTCCTTAGCATCAAACATATTGTGGCTCTCTAGTATTTTCCTTCACAACACATTTTACGCCGACGCTTCATTATTAATAACCTTCATACTTGTGGGTAAAACACTAGAAGCGTATATTAAAGCTAAGATGAGTGCAGAGATACGTATAGAACCTTATAAAGCCACTCTGAAAGACGGAAGAGTAGTTAACTCTAATGAACTAAAAGTAGGCGATGTAGTAATTGTTAGGGCGGGAGAGAGAATACCAGCTGATGGAATAATTGAGAATGGAGAAGGAGAAGTAAACGAGGCTATACTTACTGGAGAGCAGAAGCCAGTACTGAAGAAAAAAGGAGATAACGTCCTAGCTGGTGGTATTTTAGTAAATGGTTACTTAGAAGTATACGTTACTAGAAACTGGGATAGAAGTTATATTGTACAAGTAACAGAGAGTGTAAGAGGGGCTTATAATACAAGAGTTTCCATCCAAAATCTAGTGGACAAAGTTTCCTCAATATTTGTGCCTATAGTTATTAGCATCTCAGCACTTACGTTCCTAGTTTGGAAATTTGTCTTGGACTATAACCTCTATTCTTCTCTACTTTTCAGTGTAGCAGTATTAGCTGCAGCGTGTCCTTGTGCACTAGGGTTAGCATCGCCTATGGCAATGTTAGTTAGTGTTCGGAGAGCATTAAAAAGAGGTATTATAATTAGGGATGGTAGTATTTTTGAGGAAATGAGAAATATCAACGTTGCAATCTTGGACAAAACTGGTACTGTAACTGAGGGTGAATATGTAATTGTTAGTAAGAAGGAGTTCATTGAAGGAGCGTTAAATTTGGCTGCAATTGCAGAAAGTAGAAGTATACATCCTATCGCTAAAGCATTCCATAAAATGAACGTAAGAGCGGGAGAGATTGAGCAGTTTGAGGAGTTTCCTGGAAGAGGAATATATGCTAGAGTAAATGGTAACGATGTAATTGTGGGGAGTAAAGATTTCGTGAGGGACAATTGTAACTGGAATGTCGAAGATGAAGGAGATATTTTTATTTGCATTAATGGAAATGCTGGAGGGATAGTTAACATAAGGGATAAGCTCAGGGATGATGCCAAAAAGGTAATAAGCTATCTGAAAGGAAGGGGAATTAGGATAATAATAGCAACTGGAGATAGTAGTAATTATGCTGATGAAATAGGGAAGGAGTTAGGTGTTGAAGTTCGTAAGGAGTTAACTCCAGATGATAAAGCGGAGTTGGTGAAGGAATTAAGGGAAAATGGCAATAAAGTAATGTTTATAGGTGACGGAATAAATGATTCCATCGCTATGAGAGAAGCTGACATAGGTATAGCTATTTCTAGCGGTACTGATTTGGCTAAGAGTGCTGGTAAAGTTGTGGTTAATTCATTAGATGACATAATAGGGTTATTTGAGCAAACTGAATTGGCAGTTAGAAAAATTAAGGAGAATTTGGCATGGGCCTTTGGCTATAATACAGCAATAATACCTATTGCAGCAGGAGTATTTTACCCATTCATAACGTTACCACCGGAATATGCTGCACTTGCGATGGGATTTAGTAGTGTGATAGTGAGTTTATGGTCCCTAGTCCCAATTTAG
- a CDS encoding YHS domain-containing protein — protein sequence MIIDPVCGMEVDEKSQYKTMYKGKIYYFCSSHCLREFQRNPEEYLRNGPKGMPHGH from the coding sequence ATGATAATCGATCCGGTTTGTGGAATGGAAGTAGATGAGAAAAGTCAATATAAGACAATGTATAAGGGAAAAATCTACTATTTCTGCTCATCTCATTGTCTAAGGGAGTTTCAGAGAAATCCGGAAGAGTATTTAAGGAATGGACCTAAGGGAATGCCACATGGCCACTGA
- a CDS encoding TRASH domain-containing protein, with protein sequence MEKLTDLEFRALEILREDSRISVTELSKRLNISRSTATRLLRNLKRRGVKFTIKFQNEPFIAFAISESCQSDECYKLLDGRFINMIRANTLEDLENKLKNVKEKDLVFIGKSSFVVKCDYCGKEIYDNPLTYKVGRKTYYACCNSCLSGLKEKFARNNGLHLH encoded by the coding sequence ATGGAAAAGTTGACAGATTTAGAGTTTAGAGCGCTGGAGATTTTAAGAGAAGATTCTAGGATAAGTGTCACTGAACTATCAAAAAGGCTTAATATCAGTAGGAGCACTGCCACAAGACTTTTGAGGAACCTTAAAAGAAGAGGGGTTAAATTCACTATTAAATTTCAGAATGAGCCATTTATTGCCTTCGCCATTTCTGAATCTTGTCAAAGTGACGAGTGTTACAAACTGTTGGATGGTAGATTTATTAACATGATAAGAGCTAACACTTTAGAAGATTTAGAAAATAAGTTAAAAAATGTAAAAGAAAAGGATTTAGTTTTCATAGGCAAGAGCAGTTTTGTAGTTAAATGTGATTACTGCGGTAAGGAAATATATGATAATCCCTTGACCTATAAGGTAGGAAGGAAAACGTATTATGCTTGTTGCAATTCTTGCTTGTCTGGATTAAAGGAAAAATTTGCACGCAACAATGGCTTGCACTTACATTAG
- the sepP gene encoding undecaprenyl-diphosphatase SepP gives MKWKYIAIIYALYIIISIVVKIIGEVNFLGNVYFFYLINHSQLPALNPIMIFFSKYGREYIWIPVTAILFIMGGKFRRSSLLLVGGFIIAIILGEVSKYVMAQPRPFLILHNINLLVPEPTDYSYPSGHALIVAVGAVIVLLTLPYYISIPLFIEALLTSYSRVYVGVHWPLDVLVGWILGIAIALTATNLEKLITTIYNRVVNLILGNMRKTNLKRPK, from the coding sequence ATGAAATGGAAGTATATAGCGATAATTTATGCATTATATATTATTATATCTATAGTAGTTAAAATTATAGGAGAAGTTAATTTTCTTGGAAACGTATATTTCTTTTATTTAATCAATCACTCACAACTTCCAGCACTAAATCCTATCATGATATTTTTTAGCAAATACGGCAGAGAGTATATTTGGATACCAGTAACTGCAATTTTATTCATTATGGGTGGGAAGTTTAGGAGAAGTTCATTACTACTAGTTGGCGGATTTATAATAGCTATAATTCTAGGAGAGGTATCAAAATATGTAATGGCTCAGCCAAGACCATTTCTAATACTGCATAATATAAATTTACTAGTTCCAGAACCTACTGATTATTCCTATCCTTCAGGACACGCTCTGATAGTGGCTGTGGGTGCAGTGATAGTGCTCTTAACGTTACCGTATTACATATCGATACCATTATTTATAGAGGCTCTACTTACCAGTTACTCTAGAGTTTATGTAGGAGTTCATTGGCCTTTAGATGTACTAGTTGGATGGATATTAGGAATAGCAATAGCCTTAACTGCGACGAATCTAGAAAAGTTAATTACAACAATTTATAATAGAGTAGTTAACCTTATACTTGGCAATATGAGAAAAACAAATTTAAAACGGCCTAAGTAA
- the soxC gene encoding proton pump complex cytochrome B SoxC — protein MGEEKKGIIDTIIDRVGVTEAPLFKTPDYMYNISYWLGAMVAAAFIYTVITGLFLLMYYQPAYAYQSTQSIISSVPYGPVLLFSHLYGAYIMIILAYIHMFRNFYKGAYKKPRELQWITGVILLLLTLGASFFGYSLVSDVLGVNAIDIGDQLLVGTGIPGATTIVGWLFGPGGSAALSSDPLVRSELFDRLLGWHILLVFLLGVLFLFHFMLAERYGMTPSARDKPKVPAYYTKEEQQRFNEWWPRNFVYMLSIVLLTWGIILFVPNLLANINGLPIVINPYPAPQAGSPESTSVQPYPPWFFLFLYKFVDFLLPNGMPITPILVLAVLIIGLLILIFLPFLDPSDDLRVTKRKFWTWIVSTLAIYLIELSVWGYLEPGVPVPFSQEIEYLGLPLVIIGIIVYLWPVKQGNTPVSKSETKVIKMNITPMEILLASVSSLSLAGTFVNFLEFPTVVNGIILIPVILLTIYMLRRVAAFILGRKPVAAIGNNIATSWSKKAAFYGIIIIFIVSLLLLGLMWTLPSIGPQSTYAGMDLGVILMLWGIAVQLYHYEIYVK, from the coding sequence ATGGGTGAGGAAAAAAAAGGTATTATAGATACGATAATTGATAGAGTAGGTGTAACTGAAGCGCCATTATTTAAGACACCGGATTACATGTATAATATATCCTATTGGCTAGGTGCAATGGTAGCTGCGGCTTTCATATATACTGTTATAACTGGTCTATTCCTCTTAATGTATTATCAACCAGCCTACGCGTACCAGTCAACACAAAGTATAATTTCCAGCGTTCCGTATGGCCCAGTCTTATTATTTAGTCACTTATATGGAGCATACATTATGATTATCTTGGCATATATACACATGTTCAGAAACTTCTATAAGGGGGCTTATAAAAAACCAAGAGAATTACAATGGATAACTGGAGTGATTCTATTATTGTTAACACTAGGGGCATCATTCTTCGGATATAGCTTAGTCAGTGATGTTCTTGGAGTCAATGCGATAGATATTGGAGATCAGTTATTAGTTGGTACTGGTATACCTGGCGCAACAACCATAGTAGGTTGGTTATTTGGTCCTGGAGGAAGTGCTGCATTATCATCAGATCCATTAGTGAGATCCGAATTATTTGATAGATTGTTAGGATGGCATATATTGTTGGTATTTCTACTGGGAGTTCTATTCCTATTTCACTTCATGTTAGCGGAGAGATATGGAATGACACCCTCAGCTAGGGATAAACCTAAAGTCCCCGCATACTACACGAAAGAAGAACAGCAGAGATTTAATGAATGGTGGCCTAGAAACTTTGTTTATATGTTATCAATCGTATTATTAACATGGGGTATAATACTATTTGTTCCTAACTTACTAGCAAATATCAATGGATTACCAATAGTTATAAATCCTTACCCGGCCCCACAAGCGGGATCACCAGAGTCTACCAGTGTACAACCATATCCCCCATGGTTCTTCTTATTCCTCTACAAGTTTGTTGACTTCCTTCTACCTAATGGAATGCCAATAACTCCAATATTGGTTTTAGCAGTTCTCATTATAGGTCTTCTAATTCTAATATTCCTTCCCTTCTTGGATCCCAGTGACGATTTACGTGTTACTAAAAGAAAGTTCTGGACTTGGATAGTTTCTACTTTGGCGATATATCTCATAGAACTATCAGTATGGGGATACTTGGAACCTGGTGTTCCAGTTCCATTCTCACAAGAGATAGAATACTTAGGTTTACCGTTAGTTATTATAGGGATAATTGTATACTTATGGCCAGTAAAACAAGGTAATACCCCAGTTTCAAAATCTGAGACTAAAGTAATTAAAATGAACATTACTCCTATGGAAATACTGTTAGCTAGTGTATCCTCCTTATCCTTGGCAGGAACATTTGTAAACTTCTTAGAATTTCCTACTGTCGTGAATGGAATCATTTTAATACCAGTTATATTACTTACAATATACATGTTAAGAAGAGTCGCCGCTTTTATACTTGGGAGAAAACCAGTAGCCGCTATAGGTAACAATATAGCGACCAGTTGGAGCAAGAAAGCCGCATTTTATGGAATTATAATAATTTTCATTGTTTCCTTATTATTATTGGGCCTAATGTGGACCTTACCGAGTATAGGACCGCAGTCAACGTATGCTGGAATGGACCTAGGCGTAATCTTAATGCTATGGGGGATAGCAGTTCAACTTTATCATTATGAAATTTATGTTAAATAG
- the soxB gene encoding proton pump complex quinol oxidase subunit SoxB, producing the protein MSQLLNQIKDTVIPKNTLNVVWLYTIGSIFWLGVLGIAAMNLRTYLTYNSNSPNVGELYYSALTIHGWAGMFGFVPLAAAAVIAFAMYKSNLSIVHTKLMAIFFWLSNIFLAIGLAGSPDMGWYMYPPLAIESGSNFHAFLFYTTPALMGMAYLSLTLAFILQTAMFIILIADAYATKPKNERLNIFGAYGVAFAIVIAITLPALAASTLWYTLYFFAGVPVNPLLWALLFWFYGHPVVYYVPFPLFGALYYYIPKYAGRSLFSEKWARWNIYLLSIGSMLIWVHHLQTWPLPIDLRIWVNLSTLILASGSGLTVLNLGLTILLSQKYNWKDPVGMGGLIALVGFILAGVQALVLPENSINPLFHNTYYVVGHFHLMIWTLIVMGFTTVFLDMLKSTFGGFNFSEQASKWMRIGMIWWTAPFLGVGYTMSVIGYLGMLRRMIAYPSVFQPYNLLESMLAEIGIPGLLVTIFVAIVDALAYASKQGIFSSPSPSTSPSNLPVMAKDGVKNNG; encoded by the coding sequence ATGAGCCAACTTTTAAATCAGATAAAGGATACTGTTATCCCTAAAAATACGTTAAACGTAGTTTGGCTTTACACTATAGGTTCTATATTCTGGCTAGGAGTTCTGGGAATAGCAGCCATGAATCTGAGAACGTACTTGACATATAATAGTAATTCCCCCAACGTGGGAGAACTATACTACAGTGCATTAACCATTCACGGCTGGGCTGGTATGTTCGGATTTGTACCTTTAGCTGCAGCTGCTGTTATAGCATTTGCAATGTATAAGAGTAACTTATCTATAGTTCACACTAAGTTAATGGCAATTTTCTTCTGGTTGTCTAATATCTTCTTAGCGATTGGACTAGCTGGATCACCAGATATGGGTTGGTATATGTACCCTCCATTGGCGATAGAGTCTGGTAGTAACTTCCACGCTTTTCTATTCTATACTACACCAGCTCTAATGGGGATGGCATATCTATCCTTAACCTTAGCTTTCATACTACAGACTGCAATGTTCATAATACTTATTGCAGATGCATATGCAACAAAGCCAAAAAATGAAAGACTAAACATTTTTGGAGCTTATGGAGTAGCCTTTGCAATAGTTATTGCAATAACGCTTCCCGCTCTTGCTGCATCAACGCTTTGGTACACACTGTATTTCTTTGCAGGAGTTCCAGTGAACCCATTACTGTGGGCATTGCTATTTTGGTTCTATGGGCATCCAGTAGTATATTACGTTCCATTCCCGTTATTTGGTGCATTATACTACTATATTCCGAAATATGCTGGAAGATCTCTCTTCAGTGAAAAGTGGGCTAGATGGAATATATACTTGCTATCAATAGGCTCAATGCTTATATGGGTTCACCACCTACAAACATGGCCATTACCAATAGACTTGAGAATATGGGTAAACTTATCCACATTAATTTTAGCCTCGGGATCTGGTCTTACCGTATTGAATTTGGGACTCACAATACTTCTTTCTCAAAAATATAATTGGAAAGATCCAGTAGGAATGGGAGGACTAATTGCATTAGTAGGATTCATATTAGCTGGTGTTCAAGCACTCGTTTTACCAGAGAATTCAATAAATCCACTATTCCACAATACCTATTATGTAGTAGGACATTTCCACTTAATGATATGGACTTTAATAGTAATGGGCTTCACTACAGTATTTTTGGATATGCTAAAAAGCACATTTGGTGGGTTCAACTTTAGCGAGCAAGCCTCTAAATGGATGAGAATTGGGATGATATGGTGGACTGCACCATTTTTAGGTGTAGGATATACGATGTCAGTAATTGGTTATCTAGGAATGCTGAGAAGAATGATAGCGTATCCATCAGTATTTCAACCCTATAACCTATTGGAATCAATGCTAGCTGAAATAGGGATTCCGGGACTATTAGTCACAATCTTTGTGGCAATTGTCGATGCATTGGCTTATGCTTCTAAACAAGGTATTTTTTCATCTCCTTCTCCCTCAACTTCTCCCTCTAATTTACCCGTAATGGCTAAAGATGGGGTGAAAAACAATGGGTGA
- the soxA gene encoding proton pump complex quinol oxidase subunit SoxA encodes MDIKEHAEEVWFIIMLILVATFFSWNVYYILTGKSFSLRYGLPEFSGLPPQAQEIVKYFEAHPPPSGEYSEVINGTLVVNLTAVQYRWIPNVIIANVSEPVVLIINSPQVDTGFYLRLPNGLINVNNVPGITSYVYFVTPNQPGNYTWYNAEYDGYSSSYMTGTLEVVS; translated from the coding sequence ATGGATATTAAGGAACACGCTGAAGAAGTGTGGTTTATAATTATGTTGATCTTGGTTGCAACATTCTTCAGTTGGAATGTCTATTACATTTTGACTGGAAAGAGCTTTAGTTTAAGATACGGTTTACCAGAGTTTTCAGGATTACCTCCACAAGCTCAAGAAATAGTAAAGTATTTCGAAGCTCACCCACCACCTTCTGGTGAGTACTCTGAAGTTATAAACGGTACACTAGTAGTAAATCTCACTGCAGTGCAATACAGATGGATTCCCAACGTTATCATAGCTAATGTAAGTGAACCAGTAGTATTAATAATAAATTCCCCTCAAGTAGATACTGGATTCTACCTAAGACTTCCAAATGGATTAATTAACGTTAATAATGTGCCTGGAATTACAAGTTACGTTTATTTCGTAACTCCCAATCAGCCAGGGAATTACACATGGTATAATGCGGAATATGATGGCTACTCTTCATCATACATGACTGGAACTTTGGAGGTGGTATCATGA
- a CDS encoding Rieske 2Fe-2S domain-containing protein, whose translation MARGIPIIKRDDLIFAIKLLRRMRDPKTRFDEKEFMKSGRDYLYNYAEKNVGPLDPSRRAFLKGILIGIGAAAVLSAIPVISYLNQPEISLKQFPWVIIVDSSGNPIKASQIPVNDPEILLFEYPMQGDITFILNLGDENDNPIKVPPTTVVIPENGKTYTFPGGVGPNNSIVAFSAICQHLGCTPPEIHFYPPKYMKVGLPTPNFLPQVALQAAQQANAPGVIHCDCHGSTYDPYHGASVLTGPTVRPLPYVQLYWDSNTDYLYAIGMNLNAPTILGRTNDLSGYAYLSSYDESTGCPKMLLQSGQTPSNCYTELESAGNTYQ comes from the coding sequence ATGGCTAGGGGAATACCAATTATCAAGCGTGATGACCTTATATTTGCTATTAAACTCTTAAGAAGGATGAGAGATCCAAAAACTAGGTTTGATGAGAAAGAATTTATGAAAAGTGGAAGAGATTATTTGTACAACTACGCTGAGAAAAATGTAGGTCCCCTTGATCCTAGCAGAAGAGCTTTCCTAAAAGGTATACTCATAGGTATAGGAGCCGCAGCAGTATTAAGTGCAATTCCAGTCATTTCATATCTCAATCAACCAGAAATAAGTTTGAAACAATTTCCTTGGGTAATTATAGTCGACTCCAGTGGCAATCCAATTAAAGCTTCACAAATTCCCGTGAATGACCCAGAGATATTATTGTTCGAATATCCAATGCAAGGCGATATAACCTTCATCTTAAACTTAGGTGATGAGAACGATAATCCTATAAAAGTTCCTCCGACTACTGTTGTTATTCCGGAAAATGGTAAGACTTATACTTTTCCTGGTGGGGTTGGACCCAATAACTCAATAGTAGCTTTTTCAGCAATTTGCCAACATTTAGGTTGTACTCCACCTGAAATACACTTCTATCCTCCTAAGTATATGAAAGTTGGTTTGCCTACTCCCAATTTTTTACCACAAGTTGCACTTCAAGCAGCCCAACAAGCCAATGCCCCTGGAGTTATACACTGTGACTGTCACGGATCTACTTATGATCCTTATCATGGTGCCTCAGTCCTTACTGGACCCACAGTTAGACCGTTACCGTACGTACAGTTGTATTGGGATTCTAATACTGATTACTTGTACGCAATAGGTATGAACTTAAATGCTCCCACGATATTAGGACGTACTAACGATCTTTCAGGGTATGCGTATCTATCTTCATATGATGAATCAACTGGCTGTCCAAAAATGCTATTACAATCTGGTCAAACACCTAGTAATTGCTACACTGAGCTTGAGAGCGCTGGAAACACCTACCAATGA
- a CDS encoding DUF1404 domain-containing protein: MILSLVKDEKITFRPLVLPIVLLAIAVNPFTEGLEFYSPAIYMISHYLVYFSGIFVGYKYFKGDIISLILGLIPPILWHLPYFFAIGAAFITYRAILEITLLTGGILVGSSIRYVKFYLKVTLFALWMLGDSALAIIFIVSSPLYSNIVYKFSPYSPSTLPIAGVAMFIAMNVFLGYVIARYIKGIIG; encoded by the coding sequence ATGATATTAAGTTTAGTCAAGGACGAAAAAATCACATTTAGACCATTAGTTCTTCCAATAGTCCTTCTTGCAATTGCTGTTAATCCTTTCACAGAAGGTCTTGAATTTTATTCTCCGGCAATTTATATGATATCTCATTATCTCGTTTACTTCTCTGGAATATTTGTTGGTTATAAGTACTTTAAGGGGGATATAATTTCCCTAATCCTTGGGTTAATACCACCTATCCTTTGGCACTTACCATATTTTTTTGCAATAGGAGCTGCTTTCATAACATATAGAGCAATTCTAGAAATAACGCTTCTTACTGGTGGAATCCTTGTCGGTTCCTCCATCAGATACGTGAAGTTTTACCTAAAAGTTACATTATTTGCACTTTGGATGTTAGGGGATAGTGCACTCGCAATTATATTTATAGTGTCGAGCCCCCTATATTCAAATATTGTATATAAGTTCTCTCCATATTCTCCATCAACTCTCCCAATTGCTGGAGTAGCTATGTTCATAGCGATGAACGTATTTCTAGGATATGTCATAGCTAGATATATAAAAGGAATAATAGGATGA
- a CDS encoding SDR family NAD(P)-dependent oxidoreductase — protein sequence MIKLDLSGKVCLITGGTSGIGLKTAELFSKLGANVYVIGRREANFLSKNIYFKKVDLTRREDVLSFIEWYEKNVGTIHVLINNASQNSRYSVLDIPIKEWDEMISLNLTAPFLLSRMAAKLMIKRGIKGKIINISAIQSKFPLERSFAYVTTKGGLISMGRSLAVDLGKYGIQVITVLPGPIYSKDDEPPASLDKRAATLLGRMGRMIEISHLLAFLASDLNSFITGTEIIIDGGRIISRKPDPEEITKGEI from the coding sequence ATGATAAAGCTAGATCTGAGCGGAAAAGTCTGCCTCATAACTGGTGGGACTTCTGGCATAGGTCTAAAGACTGCAGAACTCTTTAGCAAATTGGGCGCAAATGTCTACGTTATAGGTAGGAGAGAAGCTAACTTTCTATCTAAAAACATATATTTTAAAAAAGTTGATTTAACACGGAGAGAAGATGTTCTCTCATTTATTGAATGGTATGAGAAAAACGTGGGGACAATCCATGTATTGATAAATAACGCGTCTCAAAATTCAAGATATTCAGTGCTTGATATCCCAATAAAGGAGTGGGATGAGATGATAAGTCTGAACTTAACTGCACCTTTTCTCTTATCAAGAATGGCTGCAAAGTTGATGATTAAAAGAGGTATTAAGGGAAAAATAATTAATATCTCAGCAATCCAATCGAAGTTTCCATTAGAGAGATCCTTCGCCTATGTTACTACTAAAGGAGGATTAATATCTATGGGAAGGAGTCTTGCGGTGGATTTAGGAAAATACGGGATACAAGTAATTACTGTATTACCTGGGCCAATTTATTCAAAAGATGACGAACCTCCAGCAAGTTTAGATAAGAGAGCAGCTACTCTGTTGGGAAGAATGGGAAGGATGATCGAAATATCCCATTTATTAGCCTTTTTAGCTTCAGATTTGAATAGCTTCATCACCGGAACGGAAATTATAATTGATGGAGGTAGAATAATAAGCAGAAAACCGGATCCAGAAGAAATTACCAAGGGCGAGATATAA